ACAAATGTATGAGAATTATAGAGATTAGGGATCTGGCTGCCCAGGAACTTGATATATATGCCAGAATGTCTGAGAACCAGCTGGCTCACATATACGAGCCGGACATAGGTCTCTTCATAGCTGAAAGTCCGAACGTCATCCAGCGTGCACTGAATGCTGGATATGAGCCTGTATCTATATTAATAGAAAAGAAACAGCTAGATAGATGGATGCAAAAAGAATCGGCAATGAAATCAGCGATGGAGTCTATGAGCGACCAGATAGATCTGCCTGCTGGGAATAATGGAGATCCGGCGGATGTGGTTTTAGAACATATTATGGCGATTGGTGGAGATATTCCGGTGTATACAGCTGAGTATGAAGTTCTGAAAAAATTAACCGGATTCGCCTTGATCAGAGGTTTGCTGTGCGCTATGAGAAGAAAAGTGCTTCCATCGCCGGAAGGGGTGTGCAGTGATGCTCATCGTATAGCAGTCCTTGAGAACGTCATGAATCCGATAAATGTAGGGGCAATATTCAGGTCGGCGGCTGCTCTTGGCATGGATGCAGTGCTGCTCACCGGCGGCTGCAGTGATCCGCTGTACAGAAGATCGGCAAGGGTCAGCATGGGGACAGTGTTCCAGATTCCGTGGACTTATATAGGCGATATGACAGCAGGAATGGATATACTTCATGCCATGGGATTTAAGACAGCATCTATGGCTCTACGAAATGATACTATAGATATCAATGATCCGCGGCTCAAGGAAGTTGAAAAGCTTGCGGTCATTCTTGGCACAGAGGGGGAAGGCCTCAAGACTTCAACCATTTATGCCAGTGACTTCACAATAAAGATACCTATGTTCCACGGAGTAGATTCCCTGAACGTGGCTACGGCAAGCGCGGTAGCATTCTGGGAGCTCGGCAAAAGGTAAAGACTATATAATATGAAGAAATGCCCGGGGATGCGAGATGTGTCCCCGGGCATTTGATCGGATGGGCACATAAATCTGTCGAAAAAATGCATCTCAAAAATGGCATAACATTAGACACATTACACAGAAGTTATGCTATAATAAGATACAGTTGTCAGACGGGGTGAGGAATTCGACGATCCTTCACATAGCTCTTAAGTCTGATATATATTTTTACAAGGAGGACAGGATAGATGTTTTATGCAATTTCAGGAATAAACGGCGATTATGAGGCGTACAAGAGGGCTCTTGCGAAACTGAAATTTCAGAACCTTGACGATATAAAGGAAGAAGATATTATGAATGAGGATGCAGTTATCAACACACTTGAGGGTGAGGATGTACTGTATGTTGTCGGCAACATTATCGGAGCTGGCGGCGGTTCTATAAAGATACTTCAGGATATGATGAGCAGGGACAATATCATCGCGGTAGTAGGAGGGAACGAGTACAAGATAACACAGTCACTGAAGGCTCTTGATGACCATATCCGGAATACCGGAAGCGTACCACCACAGGCTATCATGGACAGGATCACTTCGATGCTTGGCGACGAGCTCAAGGGTGTCATAGATGAGTTCGTAGAGCTGGACGATGACGAAAGAGAAGATATCGTGGATTATCTCGACGAGATATCAGAGGAAGCCTTCCTTGAGGTCATGATGGCGAGAAAGAAATTCGTGCTCGTGAATGCCGGAATAAAGGGATTCAAGGCGGACAAGGTGCTTGACGATTATGGCATAGAGGATTTCGTGACAGAGCCTGCTGATCTGGACAAGACATACTATAAGGATAGGACCCTTGTGGTTGGCTGCGTTCCTACACCGGAAGGCAAGATCGTCAAGCAGAACAACAACGTCGCTATCGACTGTGGCTGTGGCAAGGGCGGTCAGCTTGGAATATATTGCTTGAACAATGGCAAAGAGATGTATGTATAACAAATAATATAGAAATACCGGATAGTGAAGATCTTAACTGAAAAGAAGACCTAAACTATCCGGTTTTTGCATTTTATATAAAATGCATACAAAATTCTTGCTCGGATGAATAATTTTGTTCATAAATTAACAACAAATTTAATTGAAAAATTATGTCGAATTTGTTACATTAGTGTGAGAGCAGAGGAGAAGATATGAGTGTAATAGATTTTCATTCACATATATTACCGGGAATAGATGATGGAAGCAGAAATGTAGAGACATCTATAGGTATGCTCAGGATGTGCAGAGAGCAAGGTGTTGACATTATGATCGCAACACCGCACTTTTATGCGGATTCCAACAGGGTAGAGAGATTTGTTGAAAACAGAAAAAACGCATATGACAGGGTCATGGCGGAGAATGCGGATATACCGCACATTATGATGGGGGCAGAGGTTGCTTTCTTCGATGGCATCAGCCGGGCAGAGAGAGTTGACGCACTTACAATAGAAGGAACAAACATCATGTTGCTTGAGATGCCATTTGTGACATGGAGTGATTCAGTAGTGCATGAAGTAAGAGACTTAATAGAGAAAAGACATTTCCATATCATACTGGCTCATATAGAGCGATTCTTAAAGATACCAGGCAACAAATCCTATGTGGAGCAGGTGCTGGAGCTTCCGGTGACTGTTCAGGTGAATGCGGAGACGCTGTTGGATTTCCGGCAGAAGGGGCGGATGTTCAAAATGTTCAGAAACGGCACGGCACACATAATAGGCAGTGATTGTCACGGTATGCATCACAGGGTGCCGAACTTATGGCTGGGCCGCGAGGCGCTTTCGAAGAAACTCGGAGAGGACTTTGTAAAGCAGATTGACACATACGGCGTACAGCTACTCAAAGACCATCAGATACACCCGTAATCAGCAGAAGATAAAATACATAATGCCATAAAAATCTGCCAGTCAGACATGGCAGCAACCGGCAAAAACAATAAAATAATATAGGATATAATTTACATGGAGGACATATCATGTCTAAGAAAACAGCGATAATAATCAGCGTGGTGCTGTTCATAATTCTGTGTGCGCTCATAGTGTGCGAGAAGAAGTGGCCAACAGTGGGAACTGATCTTCTGTCACTCAGCATGCTGAGATAACAGAAAAGTCCCGGACAAGATGATGGCAAACAGGCAGCTCTTCTGAGGGGAACAAACCAGAATGAGGTGATACATATGTCATACAGAAATATGACACTTTCAGAAAAAAAGAGAATATACAGAAAGATAGGCGCAGTGGTCGCAGCAGCTGCGATACTGTGCGTGATGTTAGTCATAGCCCTGAGACCTGCAGACGGCGGACAGGCGGATGGCAGGACGACAACCCAGCCCGTAGAGGGGATGATAGAGGTGGACGGGGTAAAATATGTTCCGAAGAAGAACATAGAGACATATCTGTTCATGGGAATCGACAACATGGGAAAAGTCCAGAAGGTGACAGACTATGAGGGCGCAGGGCGATGCGATGTCGTCATGCTCATGGTCAGAGATCTGACGGATGGCACATACAGGACCATTTCACTGGACAGAAACCTGATGGTCGAGCAGGAATCACTGAAGCCGGATGGTACAAGTCTTGGAACGTCAGTTGCACAGCTCTCGCTTGCCCATGAGAATGGCGACGGCATGGAGATAAGCTGTCAGAATGTGGTGAAGACAGTTTCAAACTTCCTGGGTGGTCAGAAGATAGACGGATACGCCGCAGTGAACATGGGAGCCATAGGAACTATCAACAATCTGGCGGGAGGCGTCACGGTCACGATAGAGGACGACTTCTCAAAGGTTGACAAGACCATGAAGCTGGGAGAGACCATAAAGCTCACAGACGAGCAGGCAGTACATTTCGTACATGACAGATACTATGTGGGCGATGAGACGAATGTACAGCGAATGAAGAGACAGGAGCAGTACAAAGAAGGCCTGAAGAAGAACCTGGGTGAGAAGTGTAGCGAGGATAACAAATACCCTCTTACGATATATGATGCGCTGGGTGACTACATGGTCACAGACATAAACTCACAGAAGTTTTCCAAGCTCGCGTTGCTTGTTCTTAAGGACAAGGATGCGGGAACGGTCAGTATAGATGGGACAGAGTCAGTGGATGATCTGGGGTTCGTCGAGGTACAGCCTGATGAGGAAAGTCTGCAGAAGGCGATACTGACATTGTTCTACAAAGAATACAAATAGATAATACACGGAGGAGATTATGAATTCCAACAGAGTTGAAACAACAGAGAGAGATACGGGGACACAGCCGTCAGCACTTAGTGCATATAAGGCTGCTGAGGGTGAGGAGAACGAGATAGACCTTCTGGATATGGGAATGGCGCTGCTCGAGAAGCTTCCTTATATTATATTGTGTTTCCTTGTAGGTGCGGTGTTATTCAACGCATACGCGTATTTCTTCATAAAGCCGACATATCAGTCCACAGCCAAGCTGTACGTGGTGTCAGCATCCGATGATTCTATAGTCAATCTTCAGGATCTGAACATAGGATCATCACTTACCGCTGACTATGAGGAACTGATACTGAGCTATCCGGTCCTCGATCAGGTCATAGACAAGATGAACCTCAACATGGACTCAGAGCAGCTTGCCAAGATGATATCACTGGTGAATCCGACTGATACACGAGTGCTGCAGATCGTAGTCACAAGCACAGACAAACAGCAGGCATGCGATATAGCAAACACACTGGCGAATGTTGCCATAGATTACCTTCCTGACACCATGAGCACGAATGCACCAAACATAGCGCAGGTCGCAAGGGTTGCAGATAAGAAGGTAGGACCAAGCTACATGAAGTATACAGCCATCGGAGCGCTGCTCGGAGCTCTTATCTACTGTATATTCATCATCATAGGCTACCTGATGGATGACACGATCCACACATCAGAGGATATGGAGAAGTACTTCGGTATAGTTCCACTCACAGTCATCCCGGAGAGCGAACAGTTCAGAACAGATGATGTTCAGGATATAACACAGAAACACAGTAAGAGGAAAGAGAGGAGCAAAGCATGAAGAAATTGAATGTAGAGTTCCAGGAATTGCCATATGCAGTAGAGGAAGCCATGAACAGGCTCAGAATAAACATAAAGTTCTGCGGCAAGAACACCAAAAAGATACTTATAACAAGCAGCATGCCAAACGAGGGAAAGAGCAGCATAGCTATCAACCTTTGGAAGATGCTTGCTGAGGCGGGGTTCCCTACAGTGCTGGTTGACGTGGATCTGAGAAAGTCAGTTATAAAAGAGAGACATCACATTAACAATACAGAAAAGCTTCAGGATCTTGGATATTATCTCTCCGGTCAGGCAGAGATAGAGGATGTCGTGTATGAGACACAGGTTGAAAATGCATACATTGTGCCTTGTATGAATCTCCTGGAGAACCCATCAGCACTTCTCGAGGATGCGAGGTTTGCAGAGATCCTTGACAAGCTTGCCGAGACATACAGATATGTCATCATAGATTCGCCACCACTTGGAAGCGTGGCGGACGCCGCACAGATAGCATCACTGTGTGACGGAGCAGTACTGGTAGTCAGAGCTGGCGAGACATCCAGGAATCTCATCAAGCAGTCATTCCAGCAGCTCTCCCAGGTCGGATGTACCCTCCTTGGAGTCATCCTCAACAGAGTTGAGACCGCCGGAAGAGCATACAAGAAATACTACGGTAAATACGGAAAGTATTACAAGCAGTACGGCTATGGTGAGTATGGCAGATATGGCCAGGAAGCCGCATCGTCCAAGGACAAATAAAAGTGGATATTACCGACTGTACAGTGGCATGCAGAAGGTTTTATCATATATAGTAATTCATTTACGACAAAATTTTGGGAAGGAGGAATTTATCGTGAAGAATTTAAAGAAGATATTGGCAGTAATAGTATGCGTAGCTATGATGATCCCAACAGTTGCATTTGCAGCTAACACATCACCGGCTAAGATTAATGTTGACACAGCAGCTGTATCAGCTGGAAAGCTTACCTACACAGGTAAGACCCAGTCACCAAAGCTTACTGTTACAATCAACGGAAAGACACTTGTTGAAGGAACAGACTTTGTAGTAACAGGCAAGAACAAGGTTACAAATGCAGGTACATATGAGATCACTATCAGCGGTAAGGGTAACTATACCGGTGAGCAGACATTCAAGTATACAGTAGCTGCAAAGAATGTAACAGCTAAGGCTGCTACAGCAAACAAGTACTATACAGGAAGCAAGGTTAAGACTACTCCTGTAGTTAAGGCTGACGGCAAGACTCTCAAGGCTGGCGTGGATTACACAGTTACTGGTGATGTAGCCATCAAGCCAGGTTTACACAAGGCTGTGATCAAGGGTAAGGGCAACTACTCATTCACAAGCTCAGTTTACTACAGAGTTAAGTACAGCGTACCTTCATATGCGAAGACTACAGTTGCAAAGACTACTTACTCAGGTAAGGCTCAGGCAGCTAAGATCACTGTAAAGAATGGCGGCAAGACACTTAAGGCTGGCACAGACTATGTAATATCTGGTACAACAAAGGCCAAGAATGCTGGTAAGTATAGAATCAAGATCACAGGTAAGGGTAACTATGCCGGATCAAAGATTATCACTTACACGATCAGTAAGTGCAATCAGAAGTGGATTGGCATCAAGACAAACAACACTTCAAAGAAGATTGCCGTATCTGGTGTAAAGGGTAAGGCAAAGGTTGCATATGCTACAAACAACAGCAAAGTAAAGGTATCAGGCGGTAAGATCTCCATTGCTAAGGGCGTAAAGTCCGGTACAAGGGTTAAGAT
This sequence is a window from Coprococcus eutactus. Protein-coding genes within it:
- a CDS encoding TrmH family RNA methyltransferase; its protein translation is MRIIEIRDLAAQELDIYARMSENQLAHIYEPDIGLFIAESPNVIQRALNAGYEPVSILIEKKQLDRWMQKESAMKSAMESMSDQIDLPAGNNGDPADVVLEHIMAIGGDIPVYTAEYEVLKKLTGFALIRGLLCAMRRKVLPSPEGVCSDAHRIAVLENVMNPINVGAIFRSAAALGMDAVLLTGGCSDPLYRRSARVSMGTVFQIPWTYIGDMTAGMDILHAMGFKTASMALRNDTIDINDPRLKEVEKLAVILGTEGEGLKTSTIYASDFTIKIPMFHGVDSLNVATASAVAFWELGKR
- a CDS encoding CpsB/CapC family capsule biosynthesis tyrosine phosphatase — encoded protein: MSVIDFHSHILPGIDDGSRNVETSIGMLRMCREQGVDIMIATPHFYADSNRVERFVENRKNAYDRVMAENADIPHIMMGAEVAFFDGISRAERVDALTIEGTNIMLLEMPFVTWSDSVVHEVRDLIEKRHFHIILAHIERFLKIPGNKSYVEQVLELPVTVQVNAETLLDFRQKGRMFKMFRNGTAHIIGSDCHGMHHRVPNLWLGREALSKKLGEDFVKQIDTYGVQLLKDHQIHP
- a CDS encoding LCP family protein; this encodes MSYRNMTLSEKKRIYRKIGAVVAAAAILCVMLVIALRPADGGQADGRTTTQPVEGMIEVDGVKYVPKKNIETYLFMGIDNMGKVQKVTDYEGAGRCDVVMLMVRDLTDGTYRTISLDRNLMVEQESLKPDGTSLGTSVAQLSLAHENGDGMEISCQNVVKTVSNFLGGQKIDGYAAVNMGAIGTINNLAGGVTVTIEDDFSKVDKTMKLGETIKLTDEQAVHFVHDRYYVGDETNVQRMKRQEQYKEGLKKNLGEKCSEDNKYPLTIYDALGDYMVTDINSQKFSKLALLVLKDKDAGTVSIDGTESVDDLGFVEVQPDEESLQKAILTLFYKEYK
- a CDS encoding YveK family protein; translation: MNSNRVETTERDTGTQPSALSAYKAAEGEENEIDLLDMGMALLEKLPYIILCFLVGAVLFNAYAYFFIKPTYQSTAKLYVVSASDDSIVNLQDLNIGSSLTADYEELILSYPVLDQVIDKMNLNMDSEQLAKMISLVNPTDTRVLQIVVTSTDKQQACDIANTLANVAIDYLPDTMSTNAPNIAQVARVADKKVGPSYMKYTAIGALLGALIYCIFIIIGYLMDDTIHTSEDMEKYFGIVPLTVIPESEQFRTDDVQDITQKHSKRKERSKA
- a CDS encoding CpsD/CapB family tyrosine-protein kinase, which encodes MKKLNVEFQELPYAVEEAMNRLRINIKFCGKNTKKILITSSMPNEGKSSIAINLWKMLAEAGFPTVLVDVDLRKSVIKERHHINNTEKLQDLGYYLSGQAEIEDVVYETQVENAYIVPCMNLLENPSALLEDARFAEILDKLAETYRYVIIDSPPLGSVADAAQIASLCDGAVLVVRAGETSRNLIKQSFQQLSQVGCTLLGVILNRVETAGRAYKKYYGKYGKYYKQYGYGEYGRYGQEAASSKDK